The Campylobacter sp. CNRCH_2014_0184h DNA window TGATTTATTTGTGATTAATATATCCTCTCCAAATACCAAAAATTTAAGAGATTTACAAAGTGAGGAATTTGTAAGTACTTTATTTAACCAAGCAAAACAAATCACAAACAAACCTGTGATTTTAAAAATTGCTCCAGATATGAATATAGATAGCGCAATTTCACTTTGTAAAAGCGCTATTAGTGCAAAAGCTGATGGTATTATCATGGCAAATACTAGTATAGATTATTCTTTGATTGACAATGCAAGAACTTTTGGCGGAATTAGTGGTAGATTAATCACCCAAAAAAGTGCGACATTTTTTAAAGAAGTAGCTAAAGAAATTTATCAAGATACTATTTTAATAGCAAGTGGAGGCATAGATAGTGCTGAACTTGCTTATGAGCGCATTAAAAACGGGGCTAGTTTGGTTCAAATTTATACAGCTATGATTTTTAAAGGACCAAGTATTGTTAAAAATATCAATCAAGGTTTAATCGAGCTTTTAAAACAAGATGGTTTTAATCATATTAGTCAAGCTATAGGAGTTAATTTTAAATGATTAATTATAAAAAAATCACCCTTGAAAATAAACTTGAAGTCTATACTTTACCTGTAAATAAAAAAAGCGGAGTTATAAGTGTAGATATTTTTTATAAAGTTGGCTCAAGAAATGAAAAAATGGGAAAAAGTGGCA harbors:
- a CDS encoding quinone-dependent dihydroorotate dehydrogenase, encoding MTYESLKPLIYKLDPENAHALAEFSMRTLDCIFPGGLSFFAKDCVINDEILNQEIFNLNFYNPVGLAGGFDKNATMIRPLSALGFGFLEYGTFTPKPQNGNEKPRLFRLVEQESIQNAMGFNNKGKDAIAKEVKKVYPFSIPLVANIGKNKITPNEEAINDYIILLKEFKDLCDLFVINISSPNTKNLRDLQSEEFVSTLFNQAKQITNKPVILKIAPDMNIDSAISLCKSAISAKADGIIMANTSIDYSLIDNARTFGGISGRLITQKSATFFKEVAKEIYQDTILIASGGIDSAELAYERIKNGASLVQIYTAMIFKGPSIVKNINQGLIELLKQDGFNHISQAIGVNFK